The Xenorhabdus doucetiae genome has a window encoding:
- the emrA gene encoding multidrug efflux MFS transporter periplasmic adaptor subunit EmrA — MPKSSLIAEKKSKRKLALILATLLFISMGLVYFAYWLTVLRHYQSTEDAYVVGNQVQVTAQISGSVASIHADNTDFVRQGDILVSLHTVDAEHAFERAKNGLANRVRQTHQIMIENEKLRANIDLKQIQLQQAIDDLKRREHLGLTGAIAKENLIHARNHVQMAKSDLRFAQHQYRANQALMINTPLEQQPTIKLAASQLRDAWLALQRTRVVAPVTGYVSRRNVQVGSQIKNGSPLMVIVPAGQLWVEANFKEVQLANFRIGQPVTLISDFYGSDVIYKGKVVGLDMGTGSAFSLLPAQNATGNWIKVVQRLPVRIELESQQLTDSPLRIGLSMRASIDTRNQAGVALAKIPRQGIVYATDVLSYNTEEIERLINEIISANTSRG, encoded by the coding sequence ATGCCAAAATCGTCGCTTATTGCCGAGAAAAAATCAAAACGGAAGCTGGCCCTGATCCTTGCAACACTTTTATTTATCTCAATGGGCTTAGTCTATTTTGCCTATTGGCTTACGGTGCTGCGCCATTACCAATCCACGGAAGATGCTTATGTCGTTGGCAATCAAGTACAGGTAACGGCACAGATTTCAGGTAGCGTAGCAAGTATTCATGCTGACAATACTGATTTTGTCCGTCAGGGAGATATTTTAGTCAGTCTGCATACGGTTGATGCTGAACACGCTTTTGAACGGGCAAAAAACGGGCTTGCCAATCGTGTCCGGCAAACTCATCAGATCATGATTGAAAATGAGAAATTGCGCGCCAATATCGACCTAAAACAGATCCAATTACAACAAGCGATAGATGATCTGAAACGACGCGAACACTTAGGCTTAACGGGAGCCATTGCTAAAGAAAATTTGATCCACGCCCGTAATCATGTCCAGATGGCAAAATCTGACCTGCGCTTTGCTCAACACCAATATCGTGCCAACCAAGCGTTAATGATAAATACCCCACTGGAGCAGCAACCCACGATTAAACTGGCCGCCAGCCAACTCCGCGATGCCTGGTTGGCCTTGCAACGTACCCGTGTTGTCGCCCCCGTCACTGGTTATGTTTCTCGCCGCAATGTACAAGTGGGATCGCAAATAAAAAATGGCTCTCCGCTTATGGTCATCGTGCCTGCTGGCCAACTTTGGGTTGAAGCGAATTTTAAAGAAGTACAGCTTGCCAATTTCCGCATTGGGCAGCCCGTCACTTTAATCAGCGATTTTTACGGCAGTGATGTGATTTATAAAGGTAAAGTGGTTGGTCTGGATATGGGGACGGGCAGTGCCTTTTCATTATTACCCGCACAAAATGCCACTGGTAACTGGATTAAGGTTGTCCAACGCCTGCCCGTCAGAATCGAACTGGAATCACAACAATTGACCGATTCCCCATTACGTATCGGATTATCCATGCGCGCTTCTATCGATACCCGAAATCAAGCTGGCGTCGCCCTCGCCAAAATACCTCGTCAAGGGATCGTGTATGCAACCGATGTCTTGTCTTACAACACCGAGGAAATTGAGCGACTGATTAACGAAATCATCTCCGCGAATACCAGCAGAGGGTGA
- a CDS encoding DHA2 family efflux MFS transporter permease subunit, which translates to MAQQPLSGIKLGWLTLALALAAFLQILDLTIANVAISTIAGDLGSSTSQGTWMITSFAVASAISIPLTGWLAKRFGEVRIFLASTILFIVASWLCGIANSLEMLIASRILQGIAAGPIMPLSQSLLLNNFSQSKRNMALALWSMTIVVAPVCGPILGGWISDNYHWGWIFLLNIPFGLVVIAITGILLKGRETETEVRSMNLVGLVLLVAGVGCFQLLLDRGKELDWFNSSEIIILAIIAVVCLTFLIIWELTDKNPIIDLSLFKSRNFTIGTICISLAFSLHIGTLVLQPQLLQIVFGYTATWAGLGMAPLGIMPIILAPIIGRFSSRIDMRYLVMFSFIVFALCFFWRAYTFERSMNFSAAAWPQFIQGVAIACLIMPLNAIILSDIKPDKIASAVSLFNFLRTLATSVGTSITMTLWSQRESVHHVQLTQAVTPYNPIATQAYENMQQLGLSPTQISSKLAHEITHQGLIIAANEIYWLFAFLFLMMVFLIGMANPITTTKEK; encoded by the coding sequence ATGGCACAGCAACCATTATCAGGTATCAAACTTGGCTGGCTGACCCTGGCCTTGGCGCTGGCGGCTTTTTTACAAATCTTGGATCTGACAATCGCTAACGTTGCCATTTCAACCATTGCCGGTGATTTGGGCTCCTCCACCTCACAGGGCACCTGGATGATTACTTCGTTTGCCGTCGCCAGTGCGATTTCTATTCCACTCACCGGTTGGTTGGCAAAAAGATTCGGGGAAGTGCGTATTTTTTTAGCGTCGACGATTTTGTTTATTGTGGCCTCTTGGTTATGCGGCATTGCTAACAGTCTGGAAATGCTGATTGCTTCCCGTATCTTGCAAGGCATTGCCGCCGGCCCGATTATGCCTCTTTCACAAAGTTTATTATTAAATAATTTTTCGCAATCCAAACGCAATATGGCCTTGGCGCTATGGTCAATGACGATTGTGGTGGCGCCTGTCTGTGGCCCTATTCTCGGTGGCTGGATCAGTGATAACTATCATTGGGGCTGGATATTCCTGCTTAACATCCCATTTGGCCTTGTTGTTATTGCGATTACTGGGATATTGCTCAAAGGCCGGGAGACTGAAACCGAAGTTCGTTCAATGAACCTTGTGGGACTCGTTTTATTGGTCGCAGGTGTTGGCTGTTTTCAGTTATTGCTTGACCGGGGAAAAGAGCTCGATTGGTTTAACTCGTCAGAAATCATAATATTAGCGATTATCGCCGTGGTTTGCCTCACTTTTCTTATTATCTGGGAACTGACTGATAAAAATCCGATAATAGATTTATCGCTGTTTAAATCCCGCAATTTTACCATTGGCACTATTTGCATCAGTCTGGCTTTTTCGCTCCACATTGGAACGCTTGTCCTGCAACCGCAATTATTGCAAATAGTGTTTGGTTATACCGCAACTTGGGCAGGATTAGGCATGGCTCCGTTGGGGATCATGCCAATCATTCTGGCGCCCATTATCGGTCGTTTCAGTTCAAGAATCGATATGCGCTATCTGGTGATGTTCAGTTTTATTGTTTTTGCTTTATGCTTTTTCTGGCGTGCTTATACGTTCGAGCGTTCCATGAATTTTTCCGCTGCTGCGTGGCCCCAGTTTATACAAGGCGTTGCCATCGCCTGCCTGATCATGCCACTGAATGCGATCATTCTGTCTGATATTAAGCCTGACAAAATCGCCTCTGCGGTAAGTTTGTTTAACTTCCTGCGCACTCTGGCAACCTCCGTGGGCACCTCTATCACAATGACGCTCTGGTCACAACGTGAGTCAGTCCACCATGTCCAACTTACGCAAGCCGTGACACCTTATAACCCGATCGCAACACAAGCCTATGAGAATATGCAACAACTGGGTTTATCGCCTACCCAAATCAGTAGTAAGTTGGCGCATGAAATCACTCATCAAGGTCTTATTATCGCCGCCAATGAAATTTATTGGTTATTCGCTTTTCTTTTCCTGATGATGGTGTTTTTAATCGGGATGGCGAATCCCATCACGACAACCAAAGAGAAATAA
- a CDS encoding helix-turn-helix transcriptional regulator: protein MRRKIDRYLEAVRLYQYHKQYLVLSHHMKTEWHRHPCIQLSVSYDCSKIQIETGQGTQQLYGFIIASNIKHRLHSEGKPCFNFLIDPAHPLYHVLSHQIENTNLIALNPESTHLIANYFIHCLQTDTPPDILVLSRWLNDTGECHCYQDTRIIKATTLITELPVKSISSGEISDHIYLSESRFLHLFRQEMGTNFRGYLLWKRFHHALEKINSPDSLTLLASHSGFSDSAHFSRTGVSLYGFSPSELKNASAAFPDHFLPQVSR, encoded by the coding sequence ATGCGACGCAAAATAGACAGGTATCTTGAAGCCGTCAGGTTATATCAATATCACAAACAGTATTTGGTGCTTTCTCATCATATGAAAACAGAGTGGCACCGGCATCCTTGTATCCAATTGAGTGTCTCTTACGATTGCTCAAAAATACAAATTGAGACTGGACAAGGTACACAGCAATTATATGGTTTTATTATCGCCAGCAATATTAAACATCGCTTACACTCGGAAGGTAAACCCTGTTTCAATTTTCTGATAGATCCGGCTCATCCCTTATATCATGTGTTATCGCACCAGATTGAAAATACAAACCTTATCGCCCTTAACCCGGAATCGACTCATTTAATCGCGAATTATTTTATCCATTGTTTACAGACAGACACGCCACCCGATATTTTGGTGTTAAGTCGTTGGTTAAATGACACCGGTGAGTGTCACTGCTATCAGGATACGCGCATCATAAAAGCGACCACCCTGATTACTGAGTTACCGGTTAAAAGTATCTCCTCCGGTGAAATATCCGATCATATCTATCTGTCAGAAAGCCGATTCTTACATCTGTTTCGGCAAGAGATGGGCACCAATTTCCGCGGTTATTTATTGTGGAAGCGCTTCCATCACGCACTTGAAAAAATAAACTCCCCAGATTCGCTGACGTTACTGGCTTCCCACAGTGGATTTTCTGATAGTGCACATTTTAGCCGGACGGGAGTGTCGCTATATGGATTCAGCCCTTCTGAGTTGAAAAATGCCAGTGCTGCCTTTCCTGATCATTTTCTCCCTCAGGTGTCAAGATAG
- the ilvY gene encoding HTH-type transcriptional activator IlvY, with product MDLRDLKLFLHLAESCHFGRSAKAMHVSPSTLSRQIQRLEELLGYPLFLRDNRTVKLTPAGEQLRQFAQQTLLQYKQLQHSLNHQSPSLTGELRLFCSVTAAYSHLPQVLDKFRAEHPLVEIKLTTGDAADAVDRVQSDAADLGIAGKPEKLPDNVSFTQIGEIPLVLIAPSLSCTVRNLATQAQPDWSRIPFILPEHGPSRKRIELWFRRHKILHPVIYATVSGHEAIVSMVALGCGIALIPAVVVENSPEPVRNRISLLDNISLVEPFELGVCALSKRLNEPLIKAFWALL from the coding sequence ATGGATCTACGTGATTTAAAGCTGTTTTTACACCTTGCGGAAAGCTGTCACTTTGGCCGTTCAGCCAAAGCCATGCACGTCAGCCCCTCCACACTGTCACGCCAGATCCAACGCCTTGAGGAATTATTGGGGTATCCGCTTTTTCTGCGGGATAACCGAACGGTGAAATTGACCCCCGCTGGTGAACAACTCAGACAATTTGCCCAACAAACTCTTCTGCAATATAAACAGCTACAGCATTCCTTAAACCACCAAAGCCCATCACTGACGGGCGAGCTGCGGCTATTCTGTTCGGTCACGGCGGCATATAGCCATCTTCCCCAAGTATTGGATAAATTTCGGGCAGAACATCCGTTGGTAGAAATCAAGCTGACAACGGGCGATGCGGCTGATGCGGTTGACCGGGTTCAATCCGATGCTGCGGATTTGGGGATTGCAGGCAAGCCGGAGAAACTGCCGGATAATGTCAGCTTTACCCAAATAGGGGAAATACCGCTGGTGCTGATTGCCCCTTCCCTGTCTTGCACCGTGAGAAATCTCGCCACACAGGCGCAGCCTGATTGGAGTCGCATCCCTTTTATCCTGCCCGAACACGGCCCTTCCCGTAAGCGCATTGAGCTTTGGTTCCGGCGGCATAAAATCCTGCATCCCGTCATTTACGCGACAGTTTCCGGTCATGAAGCGATCGTGTCTATGGTGGCACTGGGTTGCGGCATTGCACTGATCCCTGCGGTTGTGGTCGAAAACAGCCCCGAACCGGTACGTAACCGTATCTCATTGCTGGACAATATTTCGCTGGTCGAACCGTTTGAATTGGGGGTTTGTGCGTTGAGTAAGCGCTTGAATGAACCTCTGATTAAGGCATTTTGGGCGCTGTTGTAA
- the ilvC gene encoding ketol-acid reductoisomerase: MANYFDTLNLRQQLAQLGKCRFMAREEFADEAGYLKGKKVVIIGCGAQGLNQGLNMRDSGLDIAYALRQEAIDEKRPSWRKASENGFKVGTYEALIPQADLVINLTPDKQHSAVVQAVQPLMKEGAALGYSHGFNIVEVGEQIRKDITVVMVAPKCPGTEVREEYKRGFGVPTLIAVHPENDAKGEGMAIAKAWAAATGGHRAGVLESSFVAEVKSDLMGEQTILCGMLQAGSLLCYDQLVAEGIEPGYAGKLIQFGWETITEALKQGGITLMMDRLSNPAKLRAYALSEQLKTILSPLFQKHMDDIISGEFSATMMADWANDDKNLLAWREETGKTAFENYPDDAGHISEQEYFDHGVLMIAMVKAGVELAFETMVDTGIIAESAYYESLHELPLIANTIARKRLYEMNVVISDTAEYGNYLFSYVAVPLLKETFMATLQAGDLGKAVADRSIDNAQLRDVNEAIRNHPIEVIGRTLRGYMTDMKRIAVGG, encoded by the coding sequence ATGGCTAATTATTTTGATACGTTGAACCTGCGCCAACAATTGGCGCAGTTAGGCAAATGTCGGTTTATGGCGCGGGAAGAATTTGCTGACGAAGCAGGGTATTTAAAAGGCAAGAAAGTCGTGATCATCGGTTGTGGTGCACAAGGGCTGAATCAAGGTCTCAATATGCGAGATTCGGGTTTGGATATTGCCTATGCACTGCGTCAAGAAGCCATTGATGAAAAACGCCCATCATGGCGCAAGGCAAGCGAAAATGGTTTCAAGGTTGGCACTTATGAAGCGTTAATCCCACAGGCCGATTTGGTGATCAATCTGACACCAGACAAACAGCATTCAGCGGTGGTTCAGGCGGTGCAACCTCTGATGAAAGAAGGTGCCGCGTTGGGCTATTCCCACGGTTTCAATATCGTCGAAGTGGGTGAGCAGATACGCAAAGATATCACTGTCGTAATGGTTGCCCCTAAATGTCCGGGTACGGAAGTGCGCGAAGAGTATAAGCGTGGATTCGGTGTGCCTACCCTGATTGCTGTGCATCCAGAAAACGATGCAAAAGGTGAAGGGATGGCGATCGCAAAAGCGTGGGCCGCCGCGACAGGCGGACATCGGGCAGGTGTGCTGGAATCGTCTTTCGTCGCAGAAGTGAAATCTGACCTGATGGGAGAGCAGACCATTCTGTGCGGCATGTTACAGGCGGGTTCCCTGTTGTGTTATGACCAACTGGTTGCTGAGGGTATTGAACCCGGTTATGCCGGAAAATTAATCCAATTCGGTTGGGAAACGATCACCGAAGCGCTGAAACAGGGCGGTATTACACTGATGATGGATCGCCTTTCCAATCCGGCGAAATTGCGGGCTTATGCCCTATCTGAACAACTGAAAACCATTTTGTCCCCGTTGTTCCAGAAACATATGGATGACATCATTTCGGGCGAATTCTCTGCCACAATGATGGCAGATTGGGCAAATGACGATAAGAACTTGCTGGCCTGGCGGGAAGAAACCGGTAAAACCGCCTTCGAAAATTACCCGGACGACGCAGGGCATATCAGTGAGCAAGAATACTTTGATCATGGCGTTCTGATGATTGCCATGGTCAAGGCCGGGGTAGAACTGGCTTTTGAAACGATGGTCGATACCGGCATTATCGCAGAGTCTGCTTATTATGAATCTTTGCATGAACTGCCGTTGATTGCGAATACCATTGCGCGCAAGCGCCTGTATGAAATGAATGTGGTGATTTCTGATACCGCAGAATATGGTAACTACCTGTTCTCATACGTCGCGGTTCCGTTGCTGAAAGAGACATTCATGGCAACCCTGCAAGCCGGGGATTTAGGTAAAGCCGTTGCCGATCGTAGCATCGATAATGCGCAGTTGCGTGATGTGAATGAAGCGATCCGTAACCATCCTATTGAAGTTATCGGCCGTACTTTGCGCGGTTATATGACTGACATGAAACGTATTGCCGTCGGTGGCTAA